The following proteins are co-located in the Herpetosiphon gulosus genome:
- a CDS encoding nuclease-related domain-containing protein, with amino-acid sequence MAVQVWIGEKPEHPNERKAIIALANGLDRLEGLYVMLANFSVGGHTIDLVVLKNDAVFILEMKHCDGKVYGSVNGRWKVVSSAGSVKWLNQGRKNPYNQVIAYYYAFRNFLHDHQHEIMSEQKASQTDFRACKRLIVISPILERGSEINLDWRVNVKGLDELPTHLVTERTDEIHFTDEEMLKIPRLLNCSIWEEVNQLVAGVMPAWDDTPSDPPPAAPSPEPIAVPEPVIEPALPKTWPERLRDSSLRTRFNVLGWAVVSILLILVLVQGRNITIISNVPTPEVYGTIPVPAASPTPSGCITTFGQTIRKARDPISYQWYTVDSRASEAEFVAVTLDRVQFCADQIVLHWSVQNTTPGIVQLGLTNNNIAVSDTSGIVYRLREERQTIRVRNGKISSGTVTIPRTVNPNANTLTIELLNEPFGGQLWTVQVPKK; translated from the coding sequence GTGGCCGTTCAAGTTTGGATTGGCGAAAAGCCCGAACACCCCAATGAGCGTAAAGCAATTATTGCCTTAGCCAACGGTCTCGACCGCTTGGAAGGGCTTTATGTCATGCTGGCAAATTTTAGCGTCGGTGGCCATACCATTGACCTTGTGGTGTTGAAGAACGATGCAGTCTTTATTCTTGAAATGAAGCATTGCGATGGCAAGGTTTATGGTTCGGTCAATGGGCGCTGGAAGGTCGTCAGTAGCGCTGGTTCGGTCAAATGGCTCAATCAAGGCCGCAAAAACCCCTACAACCAGGTGATTGCCTATTACTATGCCTTCCGCAATTTCTTGCACGACCATCAGCACGAAATTATGTCAGAGCAAAAAGCTAGTCAAACCGATTTTCGGGCTTGCAAACGTCTAATCGTGATCTCGCCTATTTTAGAGCGTGGCTCGGAAATTAATCTCGATTGGCGGGTTAACGTCAAAGGCTTGGATGAATTACCAACCCACTTGGTGACTGAGCGCACCGATGAAATTCATTTCACCGATGAGGAAATGCTCAAAATTCCACGCTTGCTGAATTGCTCAATCTGGGAAGAAGTTAATCAATTGGTGGCGGGAGTGATGCCTGCTTGGGATGATACACCCTCTGATCCGCCACCAGCTGCCCCGTCACCAGAACCGATTGCCGTGCCTGAACCGGTGATCGAGCCAGCTTTGCCCAAAACTTGGCCCGAACGCTTGCGCGATAGTTCGTTACGCACCCGTTTCAATGTGCTAGGCTGGGCGGTTGTCTCAATTTTGTTGATATTGGTGTTAGTTCAGGGTCGCAACATTACGATTATCTCGAATGTGCCAACCCCTGAGGTCTATGGCACAATTCCAGTTCCGGCAGCCTCGCCAACTCCAAGTGGTTGTATTACGACCTTTGGGCAAACGATTCGTAAGGCCCGCGACCCAATTTCCTATCAATGGTATACGGTCGATAGTCGCGCCAGTGAAGCGGAATTTGTGGCAGTAACGCTTGATCGGGTGCAATTTTGTGCCGACCAAATCGTGTTGCACTGGAGCGTGCAAAATACCACGCCAGGCATTGTTCAATTAGGCCTGACCAATAATAATATTGCGGTGAGCGATACCAGTGGCATTGTTTATCGCCTACGCGAGGAACGCCAAACCATTCGCGTGCGCAACGGCAAAATCAGCAGCGGCACCGTAACCATTCCACGCACAGTTAATCCCAATGCCAATACCCTAACTATTGAGCTACTCAACGAGCCATTCGGCGGCCAATTGTGGACGGTACAAGTGCCCAAAAAGTAG
- a CDS encoding toll/interleukin-1 receptor domain-containing protein, which translates to MAQVFLSHKTQDKKLVLETQKYLSQCLISSWIDINDIRDGASLTPEILRAINECKYFVAFISHDYIRSNWCKEEIFQAKQLSIENKITIIPVLLCSKDDLHLNNVGDDVKYVIESLINRNKYINFDIYNQNKSNNEIIETISEHNKIKFSPINKFDIEGTYYQQIEFEIVGGTLPVDFLTSWKIDIEADFLNTKDQRNTNKPIMIGVNLLIKGKGPIWIYSYFTIQFKNICPVYIYDLNSNRYICVYDNNRDKLNNKIGTSLIYNKK; encoded by the coding sequence ATGGCACAGGTTTTTCTTAGTCATAAAACACAAGATAAAAAGTTAGTCCTCGAAACTCAAAAATATCTGTCACAGTGCCTTATCTCATCTTGGATTGATATAAATGATATCCGTGATGGAGCTAGTTTAACGCCAGAGATACTTCGCGCAATCAATGAGTGTAAATATTTTGTAGCATTTATATCACATGACTACATTCGTTCTAATTGGTGTAAAGAAGAAATTTTTCAAGCTAAACAGCTATCCATAGAAAATAAAATTACTATTATTCCAGTTTTATTATGCAGTAAAGATGATCTGCACTTAAATAATGTAGGAGATGATGTTAAATATGTAATAGAATCTCTAATTAATAGAAATAAATATATAAATTTTGATATATATAACCAAAACAAAAGTAATAATGAAATCATTGAAACTATAAGTGAACACAATAAGATAAAATTTAGTCCAATAAATAAATTCGATATTGAAGGAACTTACTATCAACAGATAGAGTTTGAGATAGTAGGTGGAACGCTTCCTGTAGACTTTTTAACTTCCTGGAAAATAGATATTGAAGCTGATTTCTTAAATACGAAAGATCAAAGAAATACAAATAAGCCAATTATGATAGGCGTTAATCTACTTATTAAAGGCAAGGGTCCCATATGGATTTATTCTTACTTCACAATTCAATTCAAAAATATATGTCCTGTATATATATATGATTTAAATTCAAATAGATATATTTGTGTTTATGATAACAATAGAGATAAATTAAATAATAAAATAGGTACCTCATTGATTTATAATAAAAAATAG
- a CDS encoding VTT domain-containing protein, translated as MTTPAMPKPNRLRALLTIVLMIVISLGLLLVDFRHFGQYGYVGVFVLVLLGNATVVVPAPAFMTALAAGRTLNPWLVGVISGLGAGIGELTGYIAGRAGRSAFDQQRFTRIQGYVERWGALAIFGLAALPNPLMDLAGIAAGIARMPWYKFLVACCAGKIVRFTILALIGQSTT; from the coding sequence ATGACAACACCAGCGATGCCAAAGCCCAACCGCTTGCGGGCACTCCTTACCATTGTGCTTATGATCGTGATCAGCTTGGGGTTGTTGCTGGTTGATTTTCGCCATTTTGGTCAATATGGCTATGTTGGAGTGTTTGTGCTGGTGCTATTGGGCAATGCAACTGTGGTTGTGCCCGCGCCAGCGTTTATGACCGCCCTCGCTGCTGGCCGTACCCTCAATCCCTGGTTGGTAGGAGTTATCAGTGGGTTAGGGGCTGGTATCGGTGAGCTAACTGGCTATATTGCCGGGCGGGCAGGTCGTAGTGCCTTTGATCAACAACGCTTTACGCGGATTCAGGGCTACGTTGAACGTTGGGGAGCACTCGCAATTTTTGGCTTAGCAGCCCTACCGAATCCACTGATGGATCTTGCAGGCATAGCCGCAGGGATCGCACGCATGCCATGGTATAAATTTTTAGTGGCATGCTGTGCTGGTAAAATTGTGCGCTTTACCATCCTTGCGCTGATCGGTCAATCTACAACTTGA
- a CDS encoding histidine phosphatase family protein, producing the protein MRVYLIRHGQSEENAADLKRLIGLEDFRQLLEHAQHSPLTALGREQAATVAEEIAAFKPTHLYSSPYIRAFDTAQIIAARVGLPIQTINELHEISAIVPFLMRRERHRALRTMYIRGYLSQLIPHRPLWGETWWVAQRRVIKAWNTMLEQWSPSTRAVVVAHRAFIWMTLRYLQRHGGWRIIRRSTDNTGISELESI; encoded by the coding sequence ATGCGGGTCTATTTGATACGGCATGGTCAATCGGAAGAAAATGCCGCTGATTTAAAACGTTTAATTGGACTAGAAGATTTTCGGCAGTTATTGGAGCATGCCCAGCATTCACCATTAACTGCCTTGGGCCGTGAACAGGCGGCGACTGTTGCCGAGGAAATAGCCGCATTCAAGCCCACCCATTTGTATAGTAGCCCCTATATCCGTGCCTTCGATACGGCCCAAATTATCGCGGCACGGGTTGGGCTGCCAATCCAAACGATCAACGAATTGCATGAAATTAGTGCGATTGTGCCATTTCTGATGCGCCGCGAACGCCATCGCGCCTTGCGCACAATGTATATTCGCGGTTATCTCTCACAATTAATTCCGCATCGACCACTGTGGGGCGAAACCTGGTGGGTCGCCCAACGCCGCGTGATCAAAGCATGGAATACCATGCTTGAGCAATGGTCGCCCAGCACTCGCGCTGTGGTCGTGGCCCATCGGGCGTTTATTTGGATGACCCTGCGTTATTTGCAACGTCATGGTGGCTGGCGAATCATTCGACGCAGCACCGACAATACTGGAATTTCTGAATTAGAGAGTATTTAG
- a CDS encoding glycosyltransferase family 1 protein, with translation MKQATIALDLRVLDDHFPGIGRFCYELSLALLQAPIAEHLHLILPQQPRTQFDLRPLLQHPKVSRVSHGLFSVGQHREWRSLLSEINADLAIFPYYIRPLFQPCPSLTLIYDTISWRVPATFSRRKRWQIAALHHMAIQQSAAIGTISHSAASDIAQFYGVKPQRLAYLGVGISAQFQPQPAAAIAALRAKYGLPERYIVYIASDKPHKQIDFLLDAWQVAQTAEVGLVLGGRWRNPASEQLLDHPALQGRVWRIADVPEDELAALYSGALALAFPSLYEGFGLPALEAIACGTPVLAQNSSSLPEAVGAAGCLLPNDQAAWVDALERICHDPAWRESLAAQTSAQTAKFSWQQVAQRLGQLLNTL, from the coding sequence ATGAAACAAGCAACAATTGCCCTCGATTTACGCGTGCTCGATGACCATTTTCCTGGGATTGGGCGCTTTTGCTATGAATTAAGCTTGGCTTTATTGCAAGCGCCAATCGCTGAACACTTGCATTTAATCTTACCACAGCAACCACGTACCCAATTTGACCTAAGGCCATTACTGCAACACCCGAAGGTTTCGCGGGTTTCTCATGGCTTGTTTAGCGTCGGTCAACATCGCGAATGGCGCAGCTTGCTGAGTGAAATTAATGCTGATCTGGCAATTTTCCCCTATTACATTCGCCCATTGTTCCAGCCTTGCCCCAGCCTGACATTAATTTACGACACAATTTCGTGGCGCGTGCCAGCGACATTTAGTCGCCGCAAACGTTGGCAAATTGCCGCCTTGCATCATATGGCGATTCAGCAATCGGCGGCGATTGGCACAATTTCGCATTCAGCAGCTAGCGATATTGCCCAGTTTTATGGAGTGAAGCCACAGCGTTTGGCCTATTTGGGAGTCGGCATTTCAGCCCAATTTCAGCCCCAGCCTGCCGCTGCAATTGCAGCGCTACGCGCCAAATACGGCTTACCAGAGCGCTATATTGTGTATATTGCCTCGGATAAACCACATAAGCAAATCGACTTTTTGCTTGATGCTTGGCAAGTTGCCCAAACTGCTGAGGTTGGCTTGGTGCTTGGCGGGCGGTGGCGCAACCCTGCGAGCGAGCAATTACTCGATCATCCCGCCTTGCAAGGGCGCGTTTGGCGAATTGCCGATGTGCCCGAGGATGAATTAGCCGCGTTGTATAGCGGAGCGTTGGCGCTGGCATTTCCTTCGTTATATGAAGGCTTTGGCTTGCCAGCGCTTGAGGCGATTGCCTGTGGCACACCAGTTTTGGCCCAAAATAGCTCGTCATTGCCCGAGGCAGTTGGGGCGGCTGGCTGCTTGTTGCCAAACGATCAAGCAGCATGGGTTGACGCATTAGAGCGGATTTGCCATGATCCGGCATGGCGCGAAAGCTTGGCCGCTCAAACCAGTGCTCAAACTGCCAAATTTAGCTGGCAGCAGGTTGCCCAGCGCCTAGGGCAATTGCTAAATACTCTCTAA
- a CDS encoding glycosyltransferase yields MTEIPQIAVVIPALNGEITALRASIARQTWQPCQIEVAVGVRPNGKARNTATVRTTAPYLVFIDDDAILANDDAIEQLVKPLLTDPTIGVTGASKQLPPDASAFQRWVAREVPRIEHAVVQSPLESNPDPPSFYCELTTTCCAMRREVYDQVGGFNNELIRGVDTEFFTRIRRAGYRFILVPNTWTWHPAPANLWALLRKHWLYGVGHAQEVRRDPARGRGRVLKTPLHALAYWLLRTLILPINIFLPYSFAAPSWRPSFKPLKALTSYVGALGYIWGWYQA; encoded by the coding sequence GTGACAGAAATTCCCCAAATTGCTGTGGTTATTCCGGCCTTGAATGGCGAGATTACGGCCTTGCGGGCCTCGATTGCTCGCCAAACCTGGCAGCCCTGCCAAATTGAGGTTGCGGTTGGTGTGCGGCCCAATGGCAAAGCCCGTAATACTGCCACCGTGCGCACAACTGCGCCCTACCTCGTTTTTATTGATGATGATGCGATTTTAGCCAATGACGATGCAATTGAACAACTGGTTAAGCCCTTGCTCACCGATCCAACGATTGGTGTAACTGGGGCATCCAAACAGTTGCCGCCCGATGCCTCGGCTTTTCAGCGCTGGGTCGCCCGTGAAGTTCCGCGCATTGAACATGCCGTCGTGCAATCGCCACTCGAAAGCAACCCCGATCCGCCTTCGTTTTATTGCGAATTAACCACAACTTGCTGTGCTATGCGGCGTGAAGTGTATGATCAAGTTGGTGGGTTTAACAACGAATTGATTCGCGGGGTAGATACTGAGTTTTTTACCCGAATTCGACGGGCAGGCTATCGTTTTATTTTAGTACCCAATACCTGGACGTGGCATCCGGCTCCCGCTAATTTGTGGGCACTGTTGCGCAAACACTGGTTGTATGGAGTTGGTCATGCCCAAGAGGTGCGGCGCGACCCAGCGCGTGGGCGGGGGCGGGTGCTCAAAACGCCGTTGCATGCCTTGGCCTATTGGCTGCTGCGCACGCTGATTTTGCCGATTAATATTTTTCTGCCCTACTCGTTTGCTGCGCCATCGTGGCGGCCCAGCTTCAAGCCCTTGAAGGCATTAACCAGTTATGTGGGAGCTCTGGGCTACATTTGGGGTTGGTATCAGGCATGA
- a CDS encoding adenylate/guanylate cyclase domain-containing protein, with protein sequence MSIQPPSSEFASLLRQVQQAEVTPTQTQLDDVYRQLNQRIQQLQRYVPDPIVQRLKHGDLPIPYGERWLGSLLFADLSGFTALSESLTRLGKEGAEQVTSIINRLFNQLVADIEAHGGALIKFGGDAVTAFFDQTKLGEQHALYAAHAAQAMQASMATLGKIQIRAGQFNLTLRIGVHSGEAFAALLGDQQHAELMLTGIAVNLVARAQELARPGEVVCSKETMRLLGLPTDPMNPFTALTTALEHPPYQSTSQAPSIPQTITLADVQALASIYAGIQRLLPQRMSEEQLLSNAASRTGEIRLVTIVFAHIAPFSTIVELCHDASATQLLNHYYQRMQQIVNHYGGVVNKLDMAADGDKLLAIFGAPIANENDTELAVRTGLDMQSAMNEINALIQQYDPRLPLLDQQIGINQGHVFAGIVGSETRREYTVMGDPVNTAVRLMSVCRYGEVLASPTIKRLTSHAFAYETLPALPLKGKSQPIEPARVDRAYNVRRETMRADLVGRVQELEQLASISIQALQGQGQIINIFGEAGIGKSRLLEELLSRLSLASFDPNLNVPEFMPITIECQLYEQTTPFASASEVLRQVLRLSSSLNGERLVQVISQRVNRLVPELERFLPLLSDILHVSLAENELTQALAPEQRHDQTIELVVALMLASANITPLVILWDDAHWIDASSRQLLERLAKHTHQAAIALLIGSRTKGLSAMTWPEQTVHLELSELSMPESEALASAIIGHAPLPTALLERWRRSDERFFNPQGNPFFIEEMMRSLIQQGVIVETANGWDLRGELDSLPTTIEGVITARLDRLDNRIRETVQVASVVGRRFELNILRGITNDDDLVNQMDRLTNADVVLPDHIAAELAYLFKHTLTRDVAYEGILYARRRDLHRRVAARIQEVHRQNLVDVLPILARHYARAEAWHEAVRYYREAGIASQKRYYNAEACAHYRDALELLPNLSAFDRSLEQELTERLGYVTMQAGDYAEALPILAQAQIQLRQSSVYSSSREARILRHITTIYERRGEYEPAFEHLQQALDLLGESQSAERVRALLLGSGLHQRQGRYHETITWAEQALAIAEQLNAQPEQARAYLLIGGTYRVLGSREQAVGYLAKSIELYQAVNDISRLADAYNNAAINFSDLEQWEESIALYQAALNIKKTINDSYGQALVSLNLGELYRKTQQFDQALETFNQSLQLWNKLNSKLGAAVTQMNMGNTLFAQGQSATAESMLDRSRAIFDEIHVDSFLPELYRIYAELFYSRHNYAKALDYCDFALEQARQHSAKADEGLAQLTQSKILLALDHYDPALHAAEQALQLLQECDNQADVERCLEQLIALTQINDPQRMANYQNQLARLTKA encoded by the coding sequence ATGTCGATTCAGCCCCCATCGTCAGAATTTGCCTCATTGTTGCGTCAAGTTCAACAGGCCGAGGTAACGCCCACCCAAACACAGCTCGATGATGTGTATCGTCAGCTTAACCAACGGATTCAGCAATTGCAGCGCTATGTACCCGACCCAATTGTCCAGCGCTTAAAACACGGCGATTTGCCAATTCCCTATGGCGAACGTTGGTTGGGTTCGTTGCTATTTGCCGATCTTTCGGGCTTTACTGCGCTTTCCGAAAGCCTAACCCGTTTGGGCAAAGAGGGGGCTGAGCAAGTAACCAGCATTATCAACCGCTTGTTTAATCAGTTGGTGGCTGATATCGAGGCCCACGGCGGTGCATTAATTAAATTTGGCGGCGATGCAGTCACCGCCTTTTTTGATCAAACTAAGCTTGGCGAGCAGCATGCCTTGTATGCCGCCCACGCCGCCCAAGCCATGCAAGCATCAATGGCAACCTTGGGTAAAATCCAGATTCGGGCTGGCCAATTTAACCTCACTCTGCGCATTGGCGTGCATAGCGGCGAGGCTTTTGCGGCGTTGCTGGGCGATCAACAACATGCCGAGTTGATGCTGACTGGGATTGCCGTCAACTTGGTGGCGCGTGCTCAAGAGTTGGCGCGACCTGGCGAGGTGGTTTGTTCCAAAGAAACCATGCGTTTGCTGGGCTTACCAACTGATCCCATGAATCCATTTACGGCCTTAACAACTGCGCTCGAACATCCGCCTTATCAATCAACCAGTCAAGCCCCCAGCATCCCGCAAACCATCACTTTAGCCGATGTTCAAGCCCTTGCCAGCATCTATGCAGGCATTCAGCGTTTGTTGCCTCAACGCATGAGCGAAGAGCAATTGCTCAGTAACGCCGCCAGCAGAACTGGCGAAATTCGGCTGGTCACGATTGTTTTTGCCCATATTGCACCCTTCAGCACGATTGTCGAATTGTGTCATGATGCCAGCGCAACCCAATTGCTCAACCACTACTACCAACGCATGCAGCAAATCGTCAATCACTATGGCGGGGTGGTCAATAAGCTCGATATGGCCGCCGATGGCGATAAATTGCTGGCGATCTTTGGCGCACCGATTGCCAACGAAAATGATACTGAGTTGGCAGTGCGCACTGGCCTTGATATGCAATCGGCCATGAACGAAATTAATGCCCTGATTCAACAGTACGACCCACGCTTGCCCTTGCTTGATCAACAAATTGGGATCAATCAAGGCCATGTGTTTGCGGGAATTGTTGGCAGCGAAACCCGCCGCGAATATACCGTGATGGGTGATCCAGTCAATACTGCTGTGCGCCTGATGAGTGTTTGTCGCTATGGCGAAGTGCTGGCCAGCCCCACGATCAAGCGGCTTACCAGCCATGCCTTTGCCTACGAAACCCTGCCAGCCTTGCCGCTCAAAGGCAAAAGCCAACCTATCGAGCCGGCTCGGGTTGATCGAGCCTACAATGTGCGGCGCGAAACCATGCGGGCCGATTTGGTAGGGCGGGTGCAAGAACTCGAACAATTAGCCAGCATCAGCATTCAAGCCCTGCAAGGTCAAGGCCAAATTATCAATATCTTCGGTGAGGCTGGCATTGGCAAATCGCGCTTGCTCGAAGAATTGCTCAGCCGTTTGTCGTTGGCTTCGTTCGACCCAAACTTGAATGTGCCCGAATTTATGCCAATTACGATTGAATGCCAGTTGTATGAGCAAACAACTCCATTTGCCTCGGCCAGCGAAGTCTTGCGTCAAGTATTACGCTTGAGCAGCAGCCTGAATGGCGAACGCTTGGTGCAAGTTATCAGCCAGCGGGTCAATCGGCTTGTGCCCGAATTAGAGCGATTTTTGCCCTTGCTCAGCGATATTTTGCATGTGAGCTTGGCTGAAAACGAGCTAACCCAAGCCCTAGCGCCCGAACAGCGCCATGATCAAACGATTGAATTGGTAGTGGCCTTGATGCTCGCCAGCGCCAACATCACTCCGCTAGTAATTTTATGGGATGATGCCCACTGGATCGATGCCTCATCACGCCAATTGCTTGAACGCTTAGCCAAACATACCCATCAGGCAGCGATTGCCTTGCTGATTGGTTCGCGCACCAAGGGCTTATCGGCCATGACTTGGCCTGAGCAAACAGTCCATCTTGAGTTAAGCGAATTGAGCATGCCCGAAAGTGAAGCGCTTGCCAGTGCGATTATTGGCCATGCCCCGTTGCCAACGGCCTTGCTCGAACGCTGGCGACGCAGCGATGAGCGTTTTTTCAATCCCCAGGGCAATCCATTTTTCATTGAAGAAATGATGCGCAGCCTGATTCAACAAGGTGTCATTGTCGAAACTGCCAATGGCTGGGATTTACGCGGCGAACTTGATAGCTTGCCAACCACGATTGAGGGTGTCATCACAGCACGCTTGGATCGGCTGGATAATCGGATTCGCGAAACTGTTCAAGTGGCCTCGGTGGTTGGGCGACGCTTTGAACTAAATATTTTGCGTGGCATTACCAACGACGACGATTTAGTTAATCAAATGGATCGCTTGACCAATGCTGATGTAGTGTTGCCCGACCATATTGCCGCCGAGTTGGCCTATTTGTTCAAACATACGCTAACTCGTGATGTGGCCTACGAAGGCATTTTGTATGCCCGCCGCCGCGATTTGCATCGCCGAGTGGCTGCGCGGATTCAAGAAGTCCATCGCCAAAATTTGGTTGATGTGTTGCCGATTTTGGCCCGGCATTATGCTCGAGCCGAGGCTTGGCATGAAGCAGTGCGCTATTATCGCGAAGCTGGAATCGCCTCACAAAAACGTTATTACAACGCCGAGGCATGTGCCCATTATCGTGATGCCCTTGAGCTATTGCCCAATCTGAGCGCCTTTGATCGCTCGTTGGAGCAAGAGCTGACTGAGCGTTTGGGCTACGTCACGATGCAGGCTGGTGATTATGCTGAAGCCTTGCCAATTCTCGCTCAAGCCCAAATCCAATTACGCCAAAGTAGCGTTTATAGCAGTAGCCGCGAAGCACGGATTTTGCGCCATATCACCACAATTTACGAACGGCGCGGCGAATACGAGCCAGCCTTTGAGCATCTCCAACAAGCACTCGATTTGTTGGGCGAAAGTCAATCGGCGGAGCGAGTACGGGCCTTATTGCTTGGCTCGGGGCTGCATCAACGCCAAGGTCGTTATCATGAAACAATTACCTGGGCGGAGCAAGCCTTAGCAATTGCCGAACAATTAAATGCCCAACCAGAACAAGCCCGCGCCTATCTGCTGATTGGCGGAACCTATCGCGTGCTTGGCTCGCGTGAGCAGGCAGTTGGCTATTTGGCTAAATCGATCGAACTATATCAGGCGGTCAATGACATTTCGCGTTTGGCCGATGCCTACAACAACGCCGCGATCAACTTTAGCGATCTTGAACAATGGGAGGAATCAATCGCCCTATATCAGGCTGCCTTGAACATCAAAAAGACCATCAATGATAGTTATGGTCAAGCACTCGTTAGCCTCAACCTTGGTGAGTTATATCGCAAGACTCAGCAATTTGACCAAGCTTTAGAGACCTTCAACCAAAGTTTACAGCTTTGGAACAAGCTTAACTCTAAGCTTGGAGCCGCCGTCACCCAGATGAATATGGGCAACACGCTGTTTGCTCAAGGCCAAAGCGCCACCGCTGAATCCATGCTCGATCGCAGCCGCGCTATTTTTGATGAAATCCATGTCGATTCATTTTTACCCGAGCTGTATCGGATTTATGCTGAACTTTTTTATAGCCGCCACAACTATGCCAAAGCCTTAGATTATTGTGATTTTGCCTTGGAACAGGCTCGCCAACATTCAGCCAAAGCCGATGAAGGCCTAGCCCAACTGACTCAAAGTAAGATTCTGCTGGCCTTAGACCATTATGATCCAGCCCTACATGCTGCGGAACAAGCACTCCAGTTGTTGCAAGAATGCGATAACCAAGCTGATGTTGAACGCTGTTTGGAGCAACTGATCGCTCTGACCCAGATCAACGATCCGCAGCGCATGGCTAATTATCAGAATCAACTAGCCCGGTTAACCAAGGCTTAG
- a CDS encoding MoxR family ATPase yields MEEQPTKPVKDGLIAQSYIPTDQIATVLYLADRLEKPLLAEGPAGVGKTELAKAWAAATGRELIRLQCYEGLDETKALYEWEYAKQMLYTQLLRDKLNNLLSDADSLRSAADRLAAEEEVFFSQRFLLQRPLLKAILNPKPTLLLIDEIDRADAEFEAFLLEVLSDFQITVPELGTLKAAHRPIVILTSNNTRELSEALKRRCMYLFIGYPSLEEELRIVEMKVPALGAKLARQAVEFVQRLRNLDLKKSPSISETLDWARALVLLNAKQLDQDVLDQTMTVLLKHESDLQRTQRAIQTGRNRNDEGRRKG; encoded by the coding sequence ATGGAAGAGCAACCGACTAAACCTGTTAAGGATGGGCTGATCGCCCAAAGTTATATTCCAACCGATCAAATTGCTACGGTGTTGTATTTGGCTGATCGCTTGGAAAAGCCGTTATTGGCCGAAGGTCCAGCCGGGGTTGGTAAAACTGAGCTTGCTAAGGCTTGGGCTGCGGCAACTGGCCGCGAGTTGATTCGTTTGCAGTGCTATGAAGGGCTTGATGAAACCAAAGCGCTCTATGAGTGGGAATATGCCAAGCAAATGTTGTATACCCAACTGCTGCGCGATAAGCTCAATAATTTGCTTTCAGATGCCGATTCGTTGCGCTCCGCCGCCGATCGCCTTGCCGCCGAAGAAGAAGTGTTCTTCTCGCAGCGCTTTTTATTGCAACGTCCCTTGCTCAAGGCGATTCTCAATCCCAAGCCTACGCTGCTCTTGATCGACGAAATTGATCGAGCTGATGCTGAGTTTGAGGCCTTTTTGCTCGAAGTGCTGTCGGATTTTCAAATTACTGTGCCCGAGCTTGGCACGCTCAAAGCGGCCCATCGGCCAATCGTAATTTTGACCAGCAATAATACTCGTGAACTTTCCGAAGCCCTCAAGCGGCGTTGTATGTACTTATTTATTGGCTATCCTTCGCTCGAAGAAGAATTACGAATCGTTGAAATGAAAGTGCCAGCCTTGGGAGCCAAATTGGCCCGCCAAGCGGTCGAGTTTGTGCAACGCTTGCGCAATCTTGATCTCAAAAAGTCGCCTTCAATCTCTGAAACCCTGGATTGGGCACGGGCTTTGGTGCTGCTCAACGCCAAACAACTTGATCAGGATGTGCTTGATCAAACCATGACTGTGCTCTTGAAGCATGAAAGCGACCTACAACGCACTCAACGCGCCATTCAAACAGGCCGCAACCGCAACGACGAAGGACGAAGGAAAGGATGA